The Sphingobacteriales bacterium nucleotide sequence AATTAGATTTTGTTGATATGAAATCAAATGGGGAAACATTTAACTCTTTTATTAGTCATTTAGAACCTGATGGCGGTGGAGATGAACCTGAAAATGGACTCGAAGCCCTTGCATTAGCCATAAATTCAGATTGGACAAAAGACGGAGATAGACAAAGACATATTATTGTAGTTTATTCTGATGCTTCTACACATCCATTAGAAAAAAATGCTGGTTCAAAACCTTCAAATTATCCAAATGATATGCCTAGGGATTTTAATGAATTAACTGATTGGTGGGAGGGTCAATCGCATATGCCTAATAACTCTGCAAAAAGATTGATTTTGTTTGCTCCTGATAGTAATTCTTGGACAGACATAGCTACACATTGGAATACTACAATTCACCATCCATCTAAAGCAGGTAATGGTTTGTCAGATTTAGATTATGGAACAATTTTAAGTGCAATAGTTAATAGCATATAATCAAATACTAAAAGCGAATGGTAGATAATTCAATCTACCATTCTTAAACAATAAAAGATGGATTTAATTATTGATATACCTAAAAAAGAAAATTTTGGAGAAGATGCTCCTCCAATTAATTTGGAAGTATCTTTAAAAAATAGAGTAATTTCTGTATTTGATGGTCTTGGTGGTTCGGGCAGTACAATTTATGAAGAAAATGGCGAAAAAAAGACAGGTGCTTATATTAGTTCTAGAGTTGTAGCTACAGTAGTTCTTGATTATTTTGATAATTTAAAAAATCAAAACACGACTTATGAAGTCAATGCCGAATTTATTGAAAATTTAAAAACTCAAATAATAACTGCACTTGAAGAAAAACTGAAACTACAAAAATAGGAAGTTTCAAAACTGAAAAGCAGTTTAATTAGAACATTCCCAACAACATTAGCTTTAATACATTGTGATTTTGAGGACAATAAAACAAAATTAGATGTGATATGGGCTGGTGATTCAAGAGCTTATGTTTTAAAACCCGATAAAGGACTTATTCAACTCTCAAAAGATGATTTAAAATTAGATAATGATCCATTTGAAAATCTAAAAAACGACTCACCTCTATCAAATATGATTTGTCTCGAAAATGATTTTAAACTAAACCATAAAACTTATTTTTTTGAAAATCTATTATTAGCAATTGTTGCAACCGATGGTTGTTTTGGGTATTATTCTACTCCAATGCATTTTGAATATTATTTATTGAAGACTATAATGGATTCTAACAATGAATTAGAATTTAAAGATAAATTAGAACAAGAATTTTCAAAAGTTTCAGGTGATGATTTTAGTTTGTCACTAACTAGTATTTTTGATAAAAATTTTAATGAAATTAAAGAAGTTTTCAGAAATAGATTTGAAGAAGTCTATCAATACTTTATGAAAGATATTTTAGATTTAGAAAGTAAAATTAAAAATTTAAATAGAACGATACTAGAAAATGAGAATAAAAAAAATCTTTTAGAACAACAAAAAAATGTAAAAAATCTGGAGTTATGGACAGAATATAAATTAACGAACTTTAACCTATAATTATGCACAAAGGAGATTTAATAGGAGGATATGAAATATTAAAAGATTTTCTTGTAGCAGGAGGAATGAGTAAAATATCATTTGCCAAAAAAGGTGGAACTGAATATTTTATAAAAGAATTTTTGTCACCAAGATTTCCCGTGCCTGGAAGTCCAGGAAGTCCTGCTACAATAGAAAAAAGAAGAAAAAATTGTACTGATTTTGAAAACCATCATAATAAATTAAATAAGGAAATTGCTAAAAAAGTTGCTTTTGGTGGTAACCTTGTTTATGCTGTAGATTTTTTTAGAGCTCATACTTCCTATTATAAAATAACAGAAAAAATAGATATAACTTCTT carries:
- a CDS encoding VWA domain-containing protein, which produces MSNQGLKYNVDIVFCIDCTGSMGGILDTVKANALKFYPDLQKALEEKDKNVENLRIKVIAYRDFYCDGDNAVKQLDFVDMKSNGETFNSFISHLEPDGGGDEPENGLEALALAINSDWTKDGDRQRHIIVVYSDASTHPLEKNAGSKPSNYPNDMPRDFNELTDWWEGQSHMPNNSAKRLILFAPDSNSWTDIATHWNTTIHHPSKAGNGLSDLDYGTILSAIVNSI